One Deinococcus aestuarii DNA segment encodes these proteins:
- a CDS encoding NUDIX hydrolase, which yields MTLPGEATDPLDTAQADPWAVWVGGRTRVPLDLPEYRRAAVLVALTREADPRVLLTVRSADLPTHRGQISFPGGSLEPGERPVQGALREAQEEVGLDPASVGVLGELDDVFTPIGFHVTPVLARIPAEPRLTLTAEVAQIILPTLGELRALPLGTEWRTLPSGERVPLYRYPWRGHDIWGMTARVLHDLLTQGPAGTERRDG from the coding sequence GTGACCCTGCCCGGCGAGGCGACCGATCCGCTGGACACCGCGCAGGCCGACCCCTGGGCCGTGTGGGTGGGGGGCCGCACCCGGGTCCCGCTCGACCTGCCCGAGTACCGCCGCGCCGCCGTCCTCGTGGCGCTGACCCGCGAGGCCGACCCGCGGGTGCTGCTCACCGTGCGCTCGGCGGACCTGCCGACCCACCGGGGGCAGATCAGCTTTCCGGGCGGCAGCCTGGAGCCGGGGGAAAGGCCCGTGCAGGGCGCCCTGCGCGAGGCCCAGGAGGAGGTGGGCCTCGACCCTGCCTCGGTGGGCGTTCTCGGCGAACTCGACGACGTGTTCACCCCCATCGGCTTCCACGTCACGCCCGTGCTCGCGCGGATTCCCGCCGAGCCACGCCTGACCCTCACCGCCGAGGTCGCGCAGATCATCCTGCCCACCCTGGGCGAGCTGCGGGCCCTGCCCCTGGGCACCGAGTGGCGCACCCTGCCGTCCGGGGAGCGCGTCCCCCTCTACCGCTACCCCTGGCGCGGCCACGACATCTGGGGCATGACGGCGCGCGTCCTCCACGACCTCCTGACCCAGGGACCGGCGGGGACGGAGAGGCGGGACGGCTAG
- a CDS encoding 3D domain-containing protein: protein MLHHFKRWMPVLVLGAFGVAGAAPALPAAAFAEAAVRDALTPTAPAAPSKVQAPVVQAAPAPTRNVRPQTAQTQLRPTPTQVREAAVTRTQTQAAQAAQARARAIQAAEAGVAQTTRRTGRSVIARATAYSSTPGQTDSTPFITATGTRVRSGVVALSRDLLRVFPYGSRVTVEDLSGRTGSLLRGQVFTVEDTMAARKTNSIDIWMASRGQAIRFGARQVRITAVR from the coding sequence ATGCTTCATCACTTCAAACGCTGGATGCCCGTCCTCGTTCTTGGGGCGTTCGGCGTCGCCGGCGCTGCCCCGGCCCTCCCTGCCGCCGCCTTCGCCGAGGCGGCGGTGCGGGATGCCCTGACGCCCACCGCTCCTGCGGCCCCATCCAAGGTGCAGGCGCCGGTGGTGCAGGCCGCCCCCGCCCCGACGCGGAATGTCCGACCCCAGACGGCACAGACGCAGCTCAGGCCCACGCCCACCCAGGTTCGGGAGGCGGCGGTGACCCGCACGCAGACCCAGGCGGCCCAGGCCGCGCAGGCCCGCGCGCGGGCGATCCAGGCGGCCGAGGCCGGAGTCGCCCAGACCACGAGACGCACGGGCCGCAGCGTGATCGCGCGGGCCACGGCCTACAGCAGCACCCCCGGCCAGACGGACAGCACGCCCTTCATCACCGCGACGGGCACCCGCGTTCGCAGCGGCGTGGTGGCCCTCAGCCGCGACCTGCTGCGGGTGTTTCCCTACGGGAGCAGGGTCACCGTGGAAGACCTCAGCGGGAGAACGGGCAGCCTGCTGCGCGGCCAGGTCTTTACCGTCGAGGACACCATGGCCGCCCGGAAGACGAACAGCATCGACATCTGGATGGCGAGCCGCGGCCAGGCGATCCGCTTCGGTGCCCGTCAGGTGCGCATCACCGCCGTGCGCTGA
- a CDS encoding PLP-dependent aminotransferase family protein, with product MTTDTVQPSPGQPGDALTAARAAYDAFKARGLNLNMQRGQPSDADFDLSSGLLTVLGENDLKMDGQDLRNYSAGGTAGLPSARAMFAHFLDVKAENVVVWNNSSLELQGLVLTFAQLHGVRNSGGPWFTQNPKMIVTVPGYDRHFLLLQTLGFTLLTVPMQPDGPDVEAIERLAADPSVKGVLFVPTYSNPGGESISAQKARRLAGLKAAAPDFTIFADDAYRVHHLGEDRDEPVNFVVLARDAGYPDRAFVFASTSKVTFAGAGLGFVASSEDNVKWLTKYLGAQSIGPNKLEQARHVRFLEAYPGGLEGLMGEHARLIAPKVRAVDETLRAELGGSGEYATWASPRGGYFISLDTAEPVAARVVQLAGEAGVSLTPAGATYPNGEDPTERNIRLAPTRPPVEEVSTAMQGVAACIRLATEEYRAGRRG from the coding sequence ATGACGACGGACACGGTGCAACCCAGCCCCGGGCAACCGGGTGACGCCCTGACGGCGGCGCGAGCGGCCTACGACGCCTTCAAGGCACGCGGCCTGAACCTCAACATGCAGCGCGGCCAGCCGAGTGACGCGGACTTCGACCTCAGCAGCGGCCTGCTGACCGTCCTGGGCGAGAACGACCTGAAGATGGACGGCCAGGACCTGCGGAATTACAGCGCGGGCGGCACGGCGGGCCTGCCCTCCGCGCGGGCGATGTTCGCGCACTTTCTCGACGTGAAGGCGGAAAACGTCGTCGTCTGGAACAACTCCAGCCTGGAATTGCAGGGGCTGGTGCTGACCTTCGCCCAGCTCCACGGGGTTCGGAACAGCGGCGGGCCGTGGTTCACCCAGAACCCCAAGATGATCGTCACCGTCCCCGGCTACGACCGCCACTTCCTGCTGCTGCAAACGCTGGGCTTTACGCTGCTCACCGTCCCCATGCAGCCCGACGGCCCCGATGTGGAGGCCATCGAGCGGCTGGCGGCGGACCCTTCGGTCAAGGGCGTGCTGTTCGTGCCGACCTACTCCAACCCGGGCGGCGAGTCGATCAGCGCGCAAAAGGCGCGGCGGCTGGCGGGGCTGAAGGCGGCGGCCCCCGACTTCACGATCTTTGCGGACGACGCCTACCGGGTCCACCACCTCGGGGAGGACCGCGACGAGCCCGTGAACTTCGTCGTGCTCGCCCGGGACGCGGGGTACCCCGACCGGGCCTTCGTCTTCGCCAGCACGAGCAAGGTGACGTTCGCGGGGGCGGGGCTGGGCTTCGTGGCGAGCAGCGAGGACAACGTGAAGTGGCTGACCAAGTACCTCGGCGCCCAGAGCATCGGCCCGAACAAGCTGGAGCAGGCGCGGCACGTCCGCTTCCTGGAGGCGTATCCGGGCGGCCTGGAGGGGCTGATGGGCGAGCACGCCCGGCTGATCGCCCCCAAGGTTCGCGCCGTGGACGAGACGCTGCGGGCCGAACTGGGGGGAAGCGGCGAGTACGCGACGTGGGCCTCGCCGAGGGGCGGGTACTTCATCAGCCTGGACACGGCGGAGCCGGTGGCGGCGCGGGTGGTGCAGCTCGCGGGGGAGGCGGGGGTCAGCCTCACGCCCGCCGGGGCGACGTATCCGAATGGGGAGGACCCGACGGAACGCAACATCCGCCTCGCGCCGACCCGCCCGCCCGTGGAGGAGGTCTCCACGGCGATGCAGGGGGTCGCGGCGTGCATCCGGCTGGCGACCGAGGAGTACCGGGCGGGCAGACGGGGCTGA
- a CDS encoding PEGA domain-containing protein produces the protein MKKLLMIPAAMLLGTAAAAPRISAQSIIVNPVQPDLAVSVRVDKDQTGNANPTYRAGENIRLSTSVNRDAYVYLFNVDANGEVTQILPNRLSDGNFVKANTTTVFPAQGANFTFTVGEDVGLNKVLALASLTPLNLDQLSSFKTGQDQFATVTARGQQQLAQALSIVVNPIPQNSWISDTAFFTVVAQNPVQTGSLFVGTNVPNATVILNGQRLGGANVTYTNIAPGTYPVRVQAPGFRDYTTTISVRAGSTTNLNVEFAQAVTPAPVVSGQFTLSIRSRIEGARVFVDGQEVGTIRGGVLSVTVPRGGREVVLIAPGYRTFIGNYNVNRDAQITIAPAR, from the coding sequence ATGAAGAAGCTTCTGATGATCCCCGCCGCGATGCTGCTCGGCACCGCCGCCGCGGCTCCCCGAATCAGCGCCCAGAGCATCATCGTGAATCCCGTGCAGCCTGACCTCGCGGTGAGCGTGCGGGTGGACAAGGACCAGACCGGCAACGCCAACCCCACCTACCGCGCGGGCGAGAACATCCGCCTCAGCACCAGCGTGAACCGTGACGCCTACGTCTACCTCTTCAACGTGGACGCGAACGGCGAGGTCACCCAGATCCTCCCCAACCGCCTGAGCGACGGCAACTTCGTCAAGGCGAACACCACCACCGTCTTCCCGGCGCAGGGCGCGAACTTCACCTTCACGGTCGGTGAGGACGTGGGCCTGAACAAGGTGCTCGCGCTCGCCAGCCTGACGCCGCTGAACCTCGATCAGCTCAGCTCCTTCAAGACGGGCCAGGACCAGTTCGCCACCGTCACGGCGCGCGGCCAGCAGCAGCTCGCCCAGGCCTTGAGCATCGTGGTCAACCCCATCCCGCAAAATAGCTGGATCAGCGACACCGCCTTCTTCACCGTGGTCGCGCAAAACCCCGTGCAGACCGGCAGCCTCTTCGTGGGCACGAACGTCCCCAACGCCACCGTGATCCTCAACGGCCAGCGGCTCGGCGGCGCGAACGTCACCTACACGAACATCGCCCCCGGCACCTACCCCGTGCGCGTGCAGGCCCCCGGCTTCCGCGACTACACCACGACCATCTCGGTGCGCGCGGGCAGCACCACCAACCTGAACGTCGAGTTCGCCCAGGCCGTGACGCCCGCGCCCGTGGTGAGCGGCCAGTTCACCCTCTCGATCCGCAGCCGCATCGAGGGCGCCCGGGTCTTCGTGGACGGCCAGGAGGTCGGCACCATTCGCGGCGGCGTCCTGAGCGTCACCGTGCCCCGGGGGGGCCGCGAGGTCGTCCTGATCGCCCCCGGCTACCGCACCTTCATCGGCAACTACAACGTCAACCGCGACGCCCAGATCACCATCGCCCCCGCCCGCTGA
- a CDS encoding ABC transporter permease translates to MARTSPDFAWTLARAHLARRRTQNVLTVLGIAVGVMVLIAALSLTNGFTRALVDATLRASPHLSVTAFTPVPRDPALEAAMRADPRVEAFVPFLGDKGLLTRPASAGRGAGVDFTTLFGVTPEAARVLQLNPEEGALLRGLGDGEVLLGSALARSVGAFTGDEVRLLNSLQRRATLRVKGVFSTGNYLIDSGYAFTSLGTLQRLQGTQNITGYQLRLHDPALAPAVGNDLTRTRPYAPVPWQSLYGTLLDQLALQKRVIGFVVFLIVIVAAFGIANVLTLAVFEKTQEIAILRAIGATRGVITRTFLLEGAALGLGGLILGNLLGLGISAYFSVRPFQLPGDLYFITALPVEVRLTDLLWVNAVGLGTTLLAALIPARRAANVEPARIIR, encoded by the coding sequence GTGGCCCGCACATCCCCCGACTTCGCCTGGACCCTCGCCCGCGCTCACCTTGCCCGGCGGCGCACCCAGAACGTGCTGACCGTGCTGGGCATCGCGGTGGGGGTGATGGTCCTGATCGCCGCGCTCAGCCTGACGAACGGCTTTACCCGGGCCCTGGTGGACGCGACCCTGCGGGCGAGCCCCCACCTCAGCGTGACGGCGTTCACGCCCGTTCCGCGTGATCCGGCGCTGGAGGCCGCGATGCGTGCCGATCCCCGGGTGGAAGCGTTCGTGCCCTTCCTGGGGGACAAGGGCCTGCTGACCCGCCCGGCGAGCGCGGGCCGGGGCGCCGGGGTCGACTTCACCACCCTCTTCGGCGTGACGCCCGAGGCGGCGCGGGTGCTGCAACTCAACCCGGAGGAGGGTGCTCTCCTGCGCGGCCTGGGCGACGGCGAGGTGCTCCTCGGCTCGGCCCTCGCCCGCAGCGTGGGAGCCTTCACGGGGGACGAGGTGCGGCTCCTGAACAGCCTCCAGCGCCGCGCGACCCTGCGGGTCAAGGGCGTGTTCTCCACCGGGAACTACCTGATCGACTCCGGGTACGCCTTCACCAGCCTGGGCACCCTCCAGCGCCTGCAAGGGACGCAGAACATCACCGGCTACCAGCTCCGGCTGCACGACCCGGCCCTCGCCCCGGCGGTCGGCAACGACCTCACGCGCACCCGGCCCTACGCCCCGGTGCCCTGGCAAAGCCTGTACGGCACGCTGCTCGACCAGCTCGCCCTCCAGAAGCGGGTGATCGGCTTCGTGGTGTTCCTGATCGTGATCGTCGCGGCCTTCGGGATCGCCAACGTGCTGACCCTCGCCGTGTTCGAGAAGACGCAGGAGATCGCCATCCTCCGCGCCATCGGGGCCACGCGGGGGGTGATCACCCGGACCTTCTTGCTGGAGGGGGCGGCCCTCGGGCTGGGCGGCCTCATCCTCGGCAACCTGCTCGGGCTCGGCATCAGCGCGTACTTCAGCGTGCGGCCCTTCCAGCTTCCGGGCGACCTCTACTTCATCACCGCGCTGCCCGTCGAGGTGCGGCTGACCGACCTGCTGTGGGTGAACGCGGTCGGCCTGGGCACCACCCTGCTCGCCGCCCTGATCCCGGCGCGGCGGGCGGCGAACGTGGAACCGGCGCGGATCATCCGCTGA
- a CDS encoding VOC family protein encodes MTSSPPRLPGTTPVQGLHHVTVMAQGPQRNIDFYSRTLGQRLVKVTVNFDDPGTYHFYYGDLTGQPGTIMTHFPWPDAKRGTRGNGEVVATAYSAPRASLDYWRDRLREHGFEPREGTRFGETVLTFEDPDGTWVELIFEDGQPVQPWPASPVPGEHALRGFHSVTAWVRDTGGVRDLLVGQLGFAEAGSEPDAEGRRTRFRGSGEGVGLFVDVVERPGKGRGNFGAGSIHHVALRTRDDAEQEAYLAGLTGAGYRPTPVQDRQYFHSIYFREPNGVLFEIATDAPGFPDDEPVEELGRHLKLPAWFEPRRATIEAHVPKIVSLEYGVTIGTRELDAAPRPAPDVNGVQVHTAGRPLGEARVAMVLLHGRGGTAPDILGLADEFNLSAFAYLAPQAEGNTWYPLSFLAPVERNQPFLDRALATVDGVLGELEARGIPPQNVVLGGFSQGACLALEYASRAGTQLGGVVALSGGLITLDQAGDLGGTPVFMGVAPDDAHIPLARFEESAAHLREQGAEVDARVYPGLGHAINKDELDAVREIMQRVVAGSV; translated from the coding sequence ATGACCTCCTCTCCTCCCCGTCTTCCCGGCACGACACCCGTCCAGGGCCTGCACCACGTCACGGTGATGGCGCAAGGCCCGCAGCGCAACATCGACTTCTACTCCCGGACGCTGGGGCAGCGGCTCGTGAAGGTGACCGTCAACTTCGACGATCCGGGCACGTACCACTTCTATTACGGCGACCTCACCGGGCAGCCGGGCACGATCATGACCCACTTCCCCTGGCCGGACGCGAAGAGGGGAACCCGGGGCAACGGCGAGGTCGTGGCGACGGCCTACAGCGCCCCCCGAGCGAGCCTGGACTACTGGCGGGACCGCCTGCGCGAGCACGGCTTCGAGCCCCGCGAGGGCACCCGCTTCGGCGAGACGGTGCTCACCTTCGAGGACCCGGACGGCACCTGGGTGGAATTGATCTTCGAGGACGGCCAGCCCGTGCAGCCCTGGCCCGCGAGCCCGGTGCCCGGGGAACACGCCCTGCGCGGCTTCCACTCGGTCACCGCCTGGGTGCGGGACACGGGAGGGGTACGTGACCTCCTCGTGGGGCAGCTCGGCTTCGCGGAAGCTGGGAGCGAGCCCGACGCGGAGGGAAGGCGGACCCGCTTCCGGGGCAGCGGGGAGGGCGTGGGCCTCTTCGTGGACGTGGTGGAACGGCCCGGGAAGGGGCGGGGGAACTTCGGCGCGGGCAGTATCCACCACGTCGCCCTGCGGACCCGGGACGACGCCGAGCAGGAGGCGTACCTCGCGGGGCTGACCGGGGCCGGATACCGCCCGACGCCCGTGCAGGACCGCCAGTATTTCCACTCGATCTACTTCCGCGAACCGAACGGGGTCCTCTTCGAGATCGCCACCGACGCCCCCGGCTTCCCGGACGACGAGCCCGTGGAGGAACTCGGCAGGCACCTCAAACTCCCCGCGTGGTTCGAGCCCCGGCGCGCGACCATCGAGGCTCACGTCCCGAAGATCGTGAGCCTCGAGTACGGGGTCACCATCGGAACGCGGGAACTGGACGCCGCCCCCCGACCGGCGCCCGACGTGAACGGCGTTCAGGTCCACACGGCGGGCCGTCCCCTGGGCGAGGCGCGGGTGGCGATGGTCCTGCTCCACGGGCGGGGCGGGACCGCGCCCGACATCCTGGGGCTCGCGGACGAGTTCAACCTCAGCGCCTTCGCCTACCTCGCCCCGCAGGCAGAGGGGAACACGTGGTATCCCCTCTCCTTCCTCGCCCCCGTGGAGCGCAACCAGCCCTTCCTCGACCGGGCGCTCGCCACGGTGGACGGGGTGCTGGGCGAGCTGGAGGCGCGCGGTATCCCGCCGCAGAACGTCGTGCTGGGCGGCTTCTCGCAGGGGGCGTGCCTCGCGCTGGAGTATGCCAGCCGGGCGGGCACGCAGCTCGGCGGCGTGGTGGCCCTCAGCGGCGGGCTGATCACGCTCGACCAGGCCGGGGACCTCGGCGGCACGCCCGTCTTCATGGGCGTCGCGCCCGACGACGCGCACATCCCCCTCGCGCGCTTCGAGGAGAGCGCCGCACATTTGCGGGAGCAGGGAGCCGAGGTGGACGCCCGCGTCTACCCCGGCCTGGGGCACGCGATCAACAAGGACGAACTTGACGCGGTGCGGGAGATCATGCAGAGGGTGGTCGCCGGGAGCGTCTAG
- a CDS encoding peptidoglycan D,D-transpeptidase FtsI family protein produces MEVKIRHRSRLMQLIALAMFLTLVWAYAQLEWGVPQGVKKTAVQSRGEITASDGSVLARSVNGKRVYPQGKLAGQVVGMLGSTEGLEGLEYAYDRRLAAGENLRLTLDPGVQAAAETALATAIPKHQAEYGSVVVLETRTGRVLAAASYPPFDPNRWREYSGDDRRNRPFLDVFEPGSTIKGLIVAAALNEGLTTPNTKYETPMHRFVGGRWGSTIRDAVAHPKELTTRQVLRYSSNVGMSHIVEHFPAGDMREYLGRYGFGKDVTMPTVMTSTGRLQPLRKWDDLVRATNAFGQGMSSTTLQLAAAYNAVANDGLYVSPRLVEGEPAGERREVLRPATARTTRAMLQAVIEEGIPHQAGLKGYALAGKTGTAQVSEGAKGYASDIYDSVFAGFFPADAPRVTVAVMVHGARLDYHGSQLAAPIYRDIASEVLSRWATAPLLTPKETENQK; encoded by the coding sequence ATGGAGGTAAAGATTCGCCACCGCTCCCGCCTGATGCAGCTCATCGCGCTGGCGATGTTTCTGACCCTGGTGTGGGCCTACGCCCAGCTCGAATGGGGGGTGCCGCAGGGGGTGAAGAAAACGGCCGTGCAGTCGCGCGGGGAGATCACCGCCTCCGACGGCTCCGTCCTCGCCCGCAGCGTGAACGGCAAGCGCGTCTACCCGCAGGGCAAGCTCGCCGGGCAGGTCGTCGGGATGCTGGGCAGCACCGAAGGCCTGGAGGGGCTGGAGTACGCCTACGACCGCAGGCTGGCGGCAGGCGAGAATCTGCGGCTCACCCTCGATCCCGGCGTGCAGGCCGCCGCCGAGACGGCCCTGGCGACCGCCATTCCCAAGCACCAGGCCGAGTACGGTTCGGTGGTCGTGCTCGAAACCCGCACGGGCCGGGTGCTCGCCGCCGCGAGTTACCCGCCCTTCGACCCCAACCGCTGGCGCGAGTACAGCGGCGACGACCGCCGCAACCGCCCCTTCCTCGACGTGTTCGAGCCGGGCTCGACGATCAAGGGGCTGATCGTGGCGGCGGCCCTGAACGAGGGGCTCACCACTCCAAACACGAAGTACGAGACCCCTATGCACCGCTTCGTGGGGGGCCGCTGGGGCAGCACCATCCGTGACGCGGTGGCTCACCCCAAGGAGCTGACCACCCGGCAGGTCCTGCGCTACAGCAGCAACGTGGGCATGAGCCACATCGTCGAGCACTTTCCCGCCGGGGACATGCGCGAGTACCTGGGCCGCTACGGCTTCGGGAAGGACGTGACGATGCCCACCGTCATGACGAGCACGGGCAGGCTCCAGCCCCTGCGCAAGTGGGACGACCTCGTGCGCGCCACCAACGCCTTCGGCCAGGGCATGAGCAGCACCACCCTGCAACTCGCCGCCGCCTACAACGCGGTCGCCAACGACGGCCTCTACGTCTCGCCCCGCTTGGTCGAGGGCGAACCCGCGGGCGAGCGCCGCGAGGTCCTGCGCCCCGCGACCGCCCGCACCACCCGCGCGATGCTCCAGGCCGTCATCGAGGAGGGGATTCCCCACCAGGCGGGCCTCAAGGGCTACGCGCTCGCGGGCAAGACGGGCACCGCTCAGGTCTCGGAGGGTGCCAAGGGGTACGCCAGCGACATCTACGACAGCGTGTTCGCCGGCTTCTTCCCCGCCGACGCCCCCCGCGTCACCGTCGCCGTCATGGTCCACGGCGCCCGCCTCGACTACCACGGCTCCCAGCTCGCCGCGCCCATCTACCGCGACATCGCCTCCGAAGTCCTCTCGCGCTGGGCCACCGCACCCCTGCTCACCCCGAAGGAAACTGAAAATCAGAAATAA
- a CDS encoding MarR family winged helix-turn-helix transcriptional regulator, translated as MPTRYSGSVEERAALDAYIKLWRAAHAVEVAANRHLGDHGLTISQFGVIEALYHLGPLSQRQLADKILRSSGNLTMVIDNLERDGLVRRERDAQDRRVMNVFLTDAGEALVTRVLPAHVRGIRDAFGVLDPAEMAQLAALTRKLGLGVGEREREEERVAFRGRARVGS; from the coding sequence ATGCCCACCCGTTACTCCGGCTCGGTCGAAGAGCGCGCCGCGCTGGACGCGTACATCAAGCTCTGGCGCGCGGCGCACGCCGTCGAGGTCGCCGCCAACCGCCACCTGGGCGACCACGGGCTGACGATCAGCCAGTTCGGGGTGATCGAGGCGCTCTACCATCTCGGGCCGCTGAGCCAGCGCCAGCTCGCCGACAAGATTTTGCGCTCCAGCGGCAACCTCACGATGGTGATCGACAACCTGGAGCGTGACGGCCTGGTGCGCCGGGAGCGCGACGCCCAGGACCGCCGGGTGATGAACGTCTTTCTCACCGACGCGGGCGAGGCCCTGGTCACGCGCGTGCTCCCCGCCCACGTGCGCGGCATCCGCGACGCCTTCGGCGTCCTCGACCCCGCCGAGATGGCCCAGCTCGCCGCCCTCACCCGCAAGCTCGGCCTGGGCGTCGGTGAGCGTGAGCGCGAGGAGGAGCGGGTCGCCTTCCGGGGCCGCGCCCGCGTGGGCAGCTAG
- a CDS encoding SDR family oxidoreductase: MTQSETGAGTRSAFVTGASKGIGFAVARALAEAGYGVTLTSRNPDEVEAAARNIGRDARGVVCDVRDPQALVREVDAHVAAFGGLDVLFVNAGVGHFANVADLSIEQWQDVIDTNLSGAFYTVKAAIPALKRRGGYIFTLSSLAGRNPFAGGGAYNASKFGLNGLSEVLTLDLRGHDIKVTQIMPGSVATHFAGHTPSGADAWKIQPEDIAQLTLDLLEMPARTLPSRVEVRPSRPPQK; the protein is encoded by the coding sequence ATGACGCAGAGCGAGACGGGTGCGGGCACGAGAAGCGCCTTCGTGACCGGGGCGAGCAAGGGGATCGGGTTCGCGGTCGCGCGGGCCCTGGCAGAGGCGGGCTACGGGGTGACCTTGACCAGCCGCAACCCGGACGAGGTGGAGGCCGCCGCCCGGAACATCGGGAGGGACGCGAGGGGCGTGGTGTGCGACGTGCGTGACCCGCAGGCCCTCGTGCGCGAGGTGGACGCCCACGTCGCGGCCTTCGGCGGGCTCGACGTGCTGTTCGTGAACGCGGGCGTCGGCCACTTCGCCAACGTCGCTGACCTGAGCATCGAGCAGTGGCAGGACGTGATCGACACCAACCTCAGCGGCGCCTTCTACACGGTCAAGGCGGCGATCCCGGCCCTCAAGCGGCGCGGCGGGTACATCTTCACGCTCTCCAGCCTCGCGGGTCGGAATCCCTTCGCGGGCGGCGGCGCGTACAACGCGAGCAAATTCGGCCTCAACGGCCTGTCCGAGGTCCTGACCCTCGACCTGCGGGGGCACGACATCAAGGTGACCCAGATCATGCCGGGAAGCGTCGCCACCCACTTCGCCGGGCACACCCCCAGCGGGGCGGACGCCTGGAAAATCCAGCCCGAGGACATCGCCCAGCTCACCCTCGACCTGCTGGAGATGCCCGCCCGGACGCTCCCCAGCCGCGTCGAGGTGCGCCCGAGCAGGCCGCCGCAGAAGTAG
- a CDS encoding MazG nucleotide pyrophosphohydrolase domain-containing protein: MQELLLILRRLRAPDGCPWDREQTHESLRPYLLEEAAEAVDAVPEGGEALAGELGDVLLQVAFHSVIAEEAGSFTPADVERLIVEKLVRRHPHVFGTVEVSGADEVVTNWQAIKAAERGGRPRSAAERVPAALGALARETRAQKLAGRAKGGPGGVREALDAAPDTAEGVSDVLAAVVAWARGLGVDAEVALRERTHAALTSLPDPETAQQAPQAGA; this comes from the coding sequence ATGCAAGAACTGCTGCTGATCCTGCGCCGACTCCGGGCTCCCGACGGTTGCCCGTGGGACCGCGAACAGACCCACGAGTCCCTGCGCCCCTACCTGCTGGAGGAAGCCGCCGAGGCGGTGGACGCCGTGCCGGAGGGCGGCGAGGCGCTCGCCGGGGAACTCGGGGATGTGCTTCTCCAGGTGGCCTTCCACTCGGTGATCGCCGAGGAGGCGGGGAGCTTCACCCCCGCGGACGTGGAGCGCCTGATCGTGGAAAAGCTCGTGCGGCGCCACCCGCACGTCTTCGGGACGGTGGAGGTCTCCGGCGCGGACGAGGTGGTCACGAACTGGCAGGCGATCAAGGCCGCCGAGCGCGGGGGCAGGCCCCGCAGCGCCGCCGAGCGGGTGCCCGCCGCGCTGGGCGCCCTCGCCCGCGAGACCCGGGCCCAGAAGCTCGCCGGACGCGCGAAGGGGGGCCCCGGCGGGGTGCGGGAGGCCCTCGACGCGGCCCCCGACACCGCCGAGGGCGTCTCGGACGTGCTCGCGGCGGTGGTCGCCTGGGCGCGCGGGCTGGGCGTGGACGCGGAGGTCGCCCTGCGTGAGCGGACGCACGCGGCGCTCACGTCGCTGCCCGACCCGGAGACCGCCCAGCAGGCCCCGCAGGCGGGCGCGTGA